The Streptomyces europaeiscabiei genome window below encodes:
- the uvrA gene encoding excinuclease ABC subunit UvrA, producing MADRLIVRGAREHNLKNVSLDLPRDSLIVFTGLSGSGKSSLAFDTIFAEGQRRYVESLSSYARQFLGQMDKPDVDFIEGLSPAVSIDQKSTSRNPRSTVGTITEVYDYLRLLFARIGKPHCPECGRPISRQSPQAIVDRVLELPEGSRFQVLSPLVRERKGEFVDLFADLQAKGYSRARVDGETVQLSNPPTLKKQEKHTIEVVIDRLTVKDSAKRRLTDSVETALGLAGGMVVLDFVDLPEGDPERERMFSEHLYCPYDDLSFEELEPRSFSFNSPFGACPDCSGIGTRMEVDAELIVPDEDKSLDEGAIHPWSHGHTKDYFGRLIGALADALGFRTDIPFAGLPQRARKALLYGHKTQIEVRYRNRYGRERVYTTAFEGAVPFVKRRHGEAESDASRERFEGYMREVPCPTCEGTRLKPIVLAVTIMEKSIAEVSAMSISDCADFLGELKLNPRDKKIAERVLKEVNERLRFLVDVGLDYLSLNRAAGTLSGGEAQRIRLATQIGSGLVGVLYVLDEPSIGLHQRDNHRLIETLVRLRDMGNTLIVVEHDEDTIKMADWIVDIGPGAGEHGGKVVHSGSLKELLDNTESQTGQYLSGRKVIPLPDIRRPLDPTRQLTVHGARENNLQDIDVSFPLGVFTAVTGVSGSGKSTLVNDILYTHLARELNGARNVPGRHTRVDGDDLVDKVVHVDQSPIGRTPRSNPATYTGVFDHVRKLFAETTEAKVRGYLPGRFSFNVKGGRCENCAGDGTIKIEMNFLPDVYVPCEVCHGARYNRETLEVHYKGKSIADVLNMPIEEATDFFEAVPAIARHLRTLKDVGLGYVRLGQSATTLSGGEAQRVKLASELQRRSTGRTVYVLDEPTTGLHFEDISKLLTVLSGLVDKGNTVIVIEHNLDVVKTADWVVDMGPEGGAGGGLVIAEGTPEQVAGVPASHTGKFLREILGADRISDAAPVKAPRKAPAKKTVAARSTAKKTATARTTAAAKSAATETTAANATTAKEAAATTKKATPAKKATRARKA from the coding sequence GTGGCCGACCGTCTCATCGTCCGTGGCGCGCGCGAGCACAACCTGAAGAACGTCTCGCTCGACCTGCCACGCGACTCGCTCATCGTCTTCACGGGCCTGTCGGGGTCGGGCAAGTCCTCGCTGGCCTTCGACACGATCTTCGCCGAGGGGCAGCGCCGGTACGTCGAGTCGCTCTCCTCCTACGCCCGGCAGTTCCTCGGGCAGATGGACAAGCCGGACGTCGACTTCATCGAGGGTCTGTCCCCGGCGGTCTCCATCGACCAGAAGTCGACCTCGCGCAACCCGCGCTCGACGGTCGGCACGATCACCGAGGTCTACGACTACCTGCGGCTGCTCTTCGCGCGTATCGGCAAGCCGCACTGTCCCGAGTGCGGCCGGCCCATCTCCCGCCAGTCGCCGCAGGCCATCGTCGACCGGGTGCTGGAGCTGCCCGAAGGCAGTCGCTTCCAGGTCCTCTCGCCGCTGGTGCGTGAGCGCAAGGGCGAGTTCGTCGACCTTTTCGCGGATCTCCAGGCCAAGGGTTACAGCCGCGCACGGGTGGACGGCGAGACCGTCCAGCTCTCCAACCCGCCCACGCTGAAGAAGCAGGAGAAGCACACCATCGAGGTGGTCATCGACCGCCTCACGGTGAAGGACTCCGCCAAGCGCCGCCTCACCGACTCAGTGGAGACCGCCCTCGGTCTTGCCGGCGGCATGGTCGTGCTCGACTTCGTCGACCTCCCCGAGGGCGACCCCGAGCGCGAGCGCATGTTCTCGGAGCACCTGTACTGCCCGTACGACGACCTGTCCTTCGAGGAGCTGGAGCCCCGCTCCTTCTCCTTCAACTCGCCCTTCGGCGCCTGCCCCGACTGCTCCGGCATCGGTACGCGCATGGAGGTCGACGCCGAGCTGATCGTCCCGGACGAGGACAAGTCGCTCGACGAGGGCGCCATCCACCCCTGGTCGCACGGCCACACCAAGGACTACTTCGGCCGCCTCATCGGCGCCCTCGCGGACGCGTTGGGATTCCGGACCGACATCCCCTTCGCCGGTCTTCCGCAGCGCGCGAGGAAGGCCCTGCTGTACGGCCACAAGACGCAGATCGAGGTGCGTTACCGCAACCGGTACGGGCGCGAGCGCGTGTACACGACGGCCTTCGAGGGTGCCGTTCCGTTCGTGAAGCGGCGGCACGGCGAGGCCGAGAGCGACGCCAGCCGTGAGCGCTTCGAGGGCTACATGCGCGAGGTGCCCTGCCCCACCTGTGAGGGCACACGTCTGAAGCCGATCGTCCTCGCGGTCACGATCATGGAGAAGTCGATCGCCGAGGTCTCCGCCATGTCGATCAGCGACTGCGCGGACTTCCTGGGCGAGCTGAAGCTCAACCCGCGCGACAAGAAGATCGCCGAACGGGTGCTGAAGGAGGTCAACGAACGGCTGCGGTTCCTGGTCGACGTCGGCCTCGACTACCTCTCGCTCAACCGCGCGGCCGGTACCCTCTCCGGCGGCGAGGCCCAGCGCATCCGCCTGGCCACCCAGATCGGCTCCGGTCTCGTCGGCGTCCTCTACGTCCTCGACGAGCCCTCCATCGGTCTGCACCAGCGCGACAACCACCGGCTCATCGAGACCCTGGTCCGGCTGCGCGACATGGGCAACACGCTCATCGTCGTCGAGCACGACGAGGACACCATCAAGATGGCCGACTGGATCGTCGACATCGGTCCCGGGGCGGGCGAGCACGGCGGCAAGGTCGTGCACAGCGGCTCCCTGAAGGAGCTGCTCGACAACACCGAGTCGCAGACCGGGCAGTATCTGTCGGGCAGGAAGGTCATCCCGCTGCCCGACATCCGCCGCCCACTCGACCCGACCCGGCAGCTCACCGTGCACGGCGCCCGGGAGAACAACCTCCAGGACATCGACGTCTCGTTCCCGCTGGGCGTCTTCACCGCCGTCACCGGTGTGTCCGGCTCCGGCAAGTCCACGCTGGTCAACGACATCCTGTACACGCACCTGGCCCGCGAGCTGAACGGCGCGAGGAACGTCCCTGGGCGGCACACGCGCGTGGACGGCGACGACCTCGTCGACAAGGTCGTGCACGTCGACCAGTCGCCGATCGGCCGTACACCCCGGTCCAACCCGGCGACGTACACCGGCGTCTTCGACCACGTCCGCAAGCTGTTCGCCGAGACCACCGAGGCGAAGGTCCGCGGCTATCTGCCCGGCCGTTTCTCCTTCAACGTCAAGGGCGGCCGCTGCGAGAACTGCGCGGGCGACGGCACCATCAAGATCGAGATGAACTTCCTCCCGGACGTCTACGTCCCGTGCGAGGTCTGCCACGGCGCCCGCTACAACCGGGAGACCCTGGAGGTCCACTACAAGGGCAAGTCCATCGCCGACGTACTGAACATGCCGATCGAGGAGGCCACGGACTTCTTCGAGGCCGTCCCCGCGATCGCCCGTCACCTCAGGACCCTGAAGGACGTCGGCCTCGGCTACGTCCGGCTCGGCCAGTCCGCGACCACCCTGTCCGGCGGCGAGGCACAGCGCGTCAAGCTCGCCAGCGAGCTGCAGCGCCGCTCCACCGGACGCACGGTCTACGTCCTGGACGAGCCGACCACCGGTCTGCACTTCGAGGACATCAGCAAGCTCCTCACGGTGCTGTCCGGCCTGGTCGACAAGGGCAACACGGTCATCGTCATCGAGCACAACCTCGACGTCGTCAAGACCGCCGACTGGGTCGTGGACATGGGGCCCGAGGGCGGCGCCGGCGGTGGCCTCGTCATCGCCGAGGGCACGCCCGAGCAGGTCGCAGGGGTTCCGGCCAGCCACACGGGCAAGTTCCTGCGGGAGATCCTCGGAGCCGACCGCATCAGCGACGCGGCCCCGGTGAAGGCCCCGCGCAAGGCCCCGGCGAAGAAGACGGTCGCCGCCAGGTCGACGGCGAAGAAGACGGCGACCGCCCGGACGACCGCGGCCGCCAAGAGCGCGGCGACCGAGACCACCGCCGCGAATGCCACGACCGCCAAGGAGGCGGCCGCGACCACGAAGAAGGCGACTCCCGCGAAGAAGGCCACACGGGCACGCAAGGCCTGA
- a CDS encoding maleylpyruvate isomerase family mycothiol-dependent enzyme codes for MMDHARDLASVREATDRLLSAAAALDNAAVTDPSRLPGWTRGHVLAHLARNADALVNVLEGRPMYVSGEARDTDIDRDAPRALKTQLADVRDSADRFQDAASAPGDRSRTVELRNGVTDSASRVPFRRWIEVEIHHVDLGIGYELEDLPEEFVEREIDFLVDRFTGHPEVPYTRVTDGTRAWTTGSAASGPGVTVTGAAPALLGWLLGRRDGSALRVEGGALPPLPPL; via the coding sequence ATGATGGATCACGCACGTGACCTGGCCTCTGTACGTGAAGCGACGGACCGGCTCCTCAGCGCAGCAGCCGCACTGGACAACGCGGCCGTGACCGACCCGTCACGGCTGCCCGGCTGGACCCGCGGCCACGTCCTCGCCCACCTCGCCCGCAACGCGGACGCGCTCGTGAACGTCCTCGAAGGGCGCCCCATGTACGTCTCCGGGGAGGCCCGGGACACGGACATCGACCGGGACGCGCCACGCGCCCTGAAGACCCAGCTCGCCGACGTGCGCGACAGCGCGGACCGCTTCCAGGACGCCGCCTCGGCCCCCGGGGACCGGTCCCGCACGGTCGAGCTGCGCAACGGGGTCACGGACTCCGCGTCCCGGGTGCCGTTCCGGCGCTGGATCGAGGTGGAGATCCATCACGTGGACCTGGGGATCGGGTACGAGCTGGAGGATCTGCCGGAGGAGTTCGTGGAGCGGGAGATCGACTTCCTCGTCGACCGTTTCACCGGTCATCCCGAAGTGCCGTACACCCGTGTTACGGACGGCACGCGCGCGTGGACCACCGGTAGCGCCGCTTCCGGCCCCGGAGTGACTGTGACCGGAGCCGCGCCGGCGCTCCTCGGCTGGCTCCTGGGCCGCCGCGACGGCTCCGCGCTGCGCGTGGAAGGAGGGGCTCTCCCTCCGCTGCCCCCGCTATAG
- a CDS encoding MBL fold metallo-hydrolase, which translates to MTYSGAVKVGGPADVHELRDLMISKVAVGPMDNNAYLLRCRATDEQLLIDAANDAATLLTLIGDDGIASVVTTHRHGDHWQALAEVVAATGARTYAGRDDAEGIPVATDVPVGDGDTVRVGRVELTARHLVGHTPGSIALVYDDPHGHPHVFTGDCLFPGGPGRTTRPEEFNSLMGGLETKLFDVLPDETWIYPGHGNDTTLGTERPHLAEWRARGW; encoded by the coding sequence ATGACGTACAGCGGAGCGGTGAAGGTCGGCGGTCCTGCGGATGTGCACGAGCTGCGGGACCTGATGATCTCCAAGGTCGCGGTCGGCCCGATGGACAACAACGCGTATCTGCTGCGCTGCCGGGCCACGGACGAGCAGCTGCTGATCGACGCCGCGAACGACGCCGCCACCCTGCTCACCCTGATCGGTGACGACGGGATCGCGTCCGTCGTCACCACGCATCGGCACGGCGACCACTGGCAGGCGCTCGCCGAGGTCGTGGCTGCCACCGGCGCCCGCACGTACGCGGGCCGGGACGACGCCGAGGGCATCCCGGTGGCGACCGACGTCCCCGTCGGCGACGGCGACACGGTCCGGGTGGGGCGCGTGGAGCTGACCGCGCGCCATCTGGTGGGCCACACGCCGGGTTCGATCGCCCTGGTCTACGACGACCCGCACGGGCATCCGCATGTCTTCACCGGGGACTGTCTCTTCCCGGGCGGCCCTGGCCGGACAACACGTCCGGAAGAGTTCAACTCCCTGATGGGCGGCCTGGAGACGAAGCTGTTCGACGTCCTGCCCGACGAGACGTGGATCTACCCCGGCCACGGCAACGACACCACCCTCGGCACGGAGCGGCCCCACCTCGCGGAGTGGCGCGCACGAGGCTGGTAA
- a CDS encoding DUF2267 domain-containing protein produces the protein MITDVREPLEHRHSYSTAYEQMLEKVRYEGAYPTRERADEAVRLVLSGLGRRLTGDERVDLAACLPPEAARVLTAQIPDPQPLTGWAFVKDLAARTGASLATTRWDTGSVFSAVAAHAGPDLITRILGRLPTGYALLFGRAELTPAA, from the coding sequence GTGATCACCGACGTGCGCGAACCGCTTGAGCACCGGCACTCGTACTCGACGGCGTACGAGCAGATGCTGGAGAAGGTCCGCTACGAAGGCGCCTACCCCACGCGTGAGCGAGCCGACGAAGCCGTCCGCCTGGTCCTCTCGGGCCTGGGGCGCCGGCTCACCGGCGACGAACGTGTCGATCTCGCCGCCTGTCTGCCCCCGGAGGCCGCACGTGTCCTGACCGCACAGATCCCCGACCCCCAGCCCCTGACCGGCTGGGCCTTCGTCAAGGACCTCGCCGCCCGCACCGGCGCCTCCCTGGCCACCACCCGCTGGGACACCGGATCCGTCTTCTCCGCCGTCGCCGCCCACGCCGGCCCCGACCTCATCACCCGCATCCTGGGCCGACTCCCCACCGGCTACGCCCTGCTGTTCGGCCGCGCCGAACTCACACCCGCCGCGTAG
- a CDS encoding DUF2267 domain-containing protein, with protein sequence MTLRREAFLDNVKERGEYGTAEEAERAARVVLALLGAHLVGEVRAQLAARLPEGFALILLNPLQSAEPLPPERFVRATAAWIEGATEQTATWDVSAVLSTVADAVGDDLLGQILLQLPVGYDLLFGRPRPT encoded by the coding sequence ATGACTCTGCGACGCGAAGCGTTCCTCGACAACGTGAAGGAACGCGGCGAATACGGCACCGCGGAGGAAGCCGAGCGCGCGGCCCGCGTGGTGCTCGCCCTGCTCGGCGCGCACCTGGTCGGCGAAGTCCGCGCCCAGCTCGCGGCGCGCCTGCCGGAGGGCTTCGCCCTGATCCTGCTCAACCCGCTGCAGAGCGCCGAACCGCTACCCCCGGAGCGGTTCGTCCGGGCGACCGCCGCCTGGATCGAGGGCGCCACCGAGCAGACCGCCACCTGGGACGTCAGCGCCGTGCTGTCCACCGTCGCCGACGCCGTCGGCGATGACCTGCTGGGGCAGATCCTGCTCCAGCTCCCCGTCGGCTACGACCTCCTCTTCGGCCGTCCCCGGCCCACCTGA
- a CDS encoding Hsp20/alpha crystallin family protein, with the protein MLMRTDPFRELDRLTQQLMGPGTWSKPSAMPMDAYREGDEYVVAFDLPGVTADAIDIDVERNMLTVKAERRPVTKADDVQMELSERPLGVFSRQIVLADTLDTEHIKADYDAGVLTLRIPIAERAKPRKISIGVGTGRKEISG; encoded by the coding sequence ATGTTGATGCGCACTGACCCCTTCCGTGAGCTGGACCGGCTGACGCAGCAGCTGATGGGCCCGGGTACCTGGTCGAAGCCGTCGGCGATGCCGATGGACGCCTACCGCGAGGGCGACGAGTACGTGGTGGCCTTCGACCTTCCCGGCGTCACCGCGGACGCGATCGACATCGACGTCGAGCGGAACATGCTCACCGTCAAGGCCGAGCGGCGGCCGGTGACGAAGGCCGACGATGTACAGATGGAGCTGTCCGAGCGGCCGCTGGGCGTGTTCTCCCGCCAGATCGTGCTCGCCGACACCCTCGACACCGAGCACATCAAGGCCGACTACGACGCGGGCGTGCTCACCCTGCGCATCCCGATCGCCGAGCGCGCCAAGCCCCGCAAGATCTCCATCGGCGTCGGGACCGGCCGCAAGGAGATCTCCGGCTGA
- a CDS encoding type III effector protein gives MTTADQPATTSTNAHSPASFLAAVAALNAIDGALRDAHRDSPDMPDGAGPGPGPEQALASLMLLRQVRELLAGWETGLIETARDAGASWADLAHPLGVASRQAAERRYLRGRPGPAGTTGEQRVTATRQARAVERTTAARARANAADLRRIAGQITALTDLPAAARRPLDKLHAALAHDDPAYLLAPLTATRPYLAAAHPDLAARLDTLTPP, from the coding sequence GTGACCACAGCCGACCAGCCGGCCACGACCAGCACGAACGCCCACAGCCCGGCGTCGTTCCTCGCCGCCGTGGCGGCCCTGAACGCCATAGACGGCGCCCTGCGCGACGCCCATCGGGACTCTCCGGACATGCCCGACGGGGCCGGACCTGGTCCCGGGCCGGAGCAGGCGCTGGCCTCCCTGATGCTGCTGCGGCAGGTGCGCGAGCTGCTCGCCGGATGGGAGACCGGCCTGATCGAAACCGCCCGCGACGCGGGCGCCAGCTGGGCCGACCTCGCTCACCCCCTCGGCGTCGCCAGCCGTCAGGCAGCCGAACGCCGCTACCTGCGCGGCCGGCCCGGCCCCGCCGGAACCACTGGCGAGCAGCGCGTGACGGCCACCCGCCAGGCCCGTGCCGTCGAACGCACCACCGCCGCCCGGGCCCGTGCCAACGCCGCCGACCTACGCCGCATCGCGGGCCAGATCACCGCCCTCACCGACCTGCCCGCCGCCGCTCGCCGCCCGCTCGACAAGCTCCACGCGGCCCTCGCCCACGACGACCCCGCCTACCTCCTCGCCCCCCTGACCGCCACCCGCCCCTACCTGGCCGCCGCCCACCCCGACCTCGCCGCCCGGCTCGACACCCTCACACCCCCCTGA
- a CDS encoding TetR/AcrR family transcriptional regulator, producing the protein MADDRTEHILDAALTAFCRYGYGKTTMQDVARAAGMSRAALYLHFPSKEDLFRAGSRRAHSRALGEVDTALTQQGDVLSRVDAAMAAYFEGLLAQISSSVHGGEVLDASLDVAGDIAGEAHAALVVRLASALHTAAAAGEVQFSTSDATAEDIVLLLLAVADGLKKTSADPQLRQQRRALFLRLVHAGIAPLRQPLTEGDAP; encoded by the coding sequence ATGGCAGACGACCGAACGGAACACATCCTCGATGCCGCACTGACCGCCTTCTGTCGGTACGGCTACGGCAAGACCACCATGCAGGACGTGGCCCGTGCCGCCGGGATGTCCCGGGCTGCCCTGTACCTGCATTTCCCCAGCAAGGAAGATCTCTTCCGGGCAGGGTCCCGCCGGGCGCACTCCCGGGCACTCGGCGAGGTGGACACTGCTCTCACCCAGCAGGGCGACGTGCTGTCCCGAGTCGATGCCGCGATGGCCGCCTACTTCGAGGGACTCCTGGCACAGATCTCGTCGAGCGTGCACGGCGGGGAAGTCCTCGATGCGAGTCTCGACGTCGCCGGGGACATCGCCGGCGAGGCCCATGCGGCCCTGGTCGTCCGGCTCGCCTCCGCGCTGCATACCGCCGCGGCAGCGGGAGAAGTGCAGTTCTCGACCTCCGACGCGACCGCCGAGGACATCGTGCTTCTCCTCCTCGCGGTCGCGGACGGGCTGAAGAAGACGAGCGCGGACCCGCAGTTGCGGCAGCAGCGGAGGGCGTTGTTCCTCCGTCTGGTGCACGCGGGAATCGCACCCCTGCGTCAGCCCCTCACAGAAGGCGACGCCCCGTGA
- a CDS encoding nuclear transport factor 2 family protein has translation MTQTAAVPAGGAIAEQIRDVERARLRALVAGDIRAASELHAPDFQLVTPVGHVLPKDAYLQAIATGDIDYVEWEPGPIDVRIHGNAAVIRYQATLEVIFKHHRVPRASYWHTDTYENADGQWQAVWSQATAIAQMTERPLP, from the coding sequence ATGACGCAGACAGCAGCCGTCCCGGCCGGTGGTGCGATCGCCGAGCAGATCCGCGACGTCGAGCGGGCCAGGCTCCGAGCGCTCGTCGCAGGCGACATCCGTGCCGCTTCCGAGCTGCACGCACCCGACTTCCAGCTCGTCACCCCCGTCGGCCACGTGCTGCCCAAGGACGCATACCTCCAGGCGATCGCGACCGGAGACATCGACTACGTGGAATGGGAACCCGGCCCCATCGACGTCCGCATTCACGGGAACGCAGCCGTCATCCGCTACCAGGCCACGCTGGAGGTGATCTTCAAGCACCACCGGGTACCCCGCGCGAGCTACTGGCACACCGACACCTATGAGAACGCAGACGGCCAGTGGCAAGCGGTCTGGTCCCAGGCAACCGCGATCGCGCAGATGACAGAGCGCCCCCTCCCGTAG
- a CDS encoding site-specific integrase — MTRHGRIIVDPAGRMTTEAAAEVVERLAIAAGLSGDWSRHSLRSSFATAARAAGHDPLEIARGRMG, encoded by the coding sequence ATGACCCGGCACGGCCGCATCATCGTGGACCCGGCCGGGCGGATGACCACTGAGGCCGCCGCCGAGGTCGTCGAGCGCCTGGCCATCGCCGCTGGCCTCTCCGGCGACTGGTCCCGGCACTCCCTCCGCAGCAGCTTCGCCACTGCCGCCCGGGCTGCCGGGCACGACCCGTTGGAGATCGCGCGCGGGCGGATGGGTTGA
- a CDS encoding maleylpyruvate isomerase N-terminal domain-containing protein: protein MDHQDVDAAVAEMLRVLGPHTAEDWTVPAGPLEWTCWQTAAHIGHDLLAYAGQLAAQPADAYLPIDLNVRPTASPAEVLQAVTACGGLLSSALATASPTLRAWHWGPCDPEGFAAMGVAETLLHTYDITQGLSVDWLPPAPLSTAVLNRLFPAAPPGDPTLVLLWCTGRGELDGLPRQTSWRWEAARSD from the coding sequence ATGGACCATCAGGACGTCGACGCCGCCGTGGCAGAGATGCTGCGGGTGCTTGGCCCCCATACCGCCGAGGACTGGACGGTGCCGGCGGGGCCGCTCGAATGGACCTGCTGGCAAACAGCAGCCCACATCGGCCACGACCTGCTGGCCTACGCAGGGCAGCTGGCAGCACAGCCCGCCGACGCCTACCTTCCCATCGACCTGAACGTTCGCCCCACTGCCTCGCCGGCCGAAGTACTCCAGGCCGTCACCGCCTGCGGCGGACTGCTCAGCAGCGCCCTGGCCACAGCCAGCCCGACCCTGCGGGCCTGGCACTGGGGCCCGTGCGACCCCGAAGGGTTCGCGGCGATGGGCGTCGCCGAAACACTGCTGCACACCTACGACATCACGCAGGGACTGTCCGTGGACTGGCTACCACCAGCACCGCTGAGCACAGCAGTACTCAACCGGCTCTTCCCCGCCGCCCCGCCCGGAGACCCCACCTTGGTACTCCTCTGGTGCACCGGCCGCGGAGAACTCGACGGCCTCCCTCGCCAAACCTCATGGAGGTGGGAAGCAGCACGCTCGGACTGA
- a CDS encoding tyrosine-type recombinase/integrase, with the protein MGGTARQLAVITAAADVVDAELVDDETAGASLFVHTDRDRHLSAETVAAIEASVADSTRRAYGTDRDAFTAWCAQEDRTTVPASAETMAEWVRHLTVTPRPRMNRPAGPSTIERAMSAVTSWHEEQGRPKPNMRGARAVLNAYKDRLAQEKAEAAQARQATAALPLQIRAMLAGVDRSTLARKRNAALVLLGFATAARVSELVALDVATVTEAEHGHDVTLYRKKVRKHTPNPILYGTDPATCPVRALRAYLAALAAAGRTEGPLFLRVDRWDRIAPPMTRGGRTIGDPAGRMTAEAAAEVIERLAVVAGLSGDGSGHSLRRGFATAARAAGHDPLEIARAGGWVDGSRVLARYMDDVDRVRNSPLVGIGL; encoded by the coding sequence ATGGGTGGAACGGCGCGTCAGTTGGCTGTCATCACGGCGGCCGCCGACGTCGTCGACGCCGAGCTGGTGGACGACGAGACGGCCGGCGCCTCGCTGTTCGTCCACACGGACCGGGACCGGCACCTCTCCGCCGAGACTGTCGCCGCCATCGAGGCGAGCGTCGCCGACTCGACCCGCCGCGCGTACGGCACGGACCGCGACGCGTTCACCGCCTGGTGCGCCCAGGAGGACCGGACAACCGTCCCCGCGTCCGCCGAGACGATGGCGGAGTGGGTCAGGCACCTGACCGTCACACCCCGGCCCCGCATGAACCGGCCCGCCGGACCGTCGACCATCGAGCGAGCCATGTCCGCCGTGACCTCCTGGCACGAGGAGCAGGGACGGCCGAAGCCGAACATGCGCGGCGCCCGGGCCGTCCTTAACGCCTACAAGGACCGGCTTGCCCAGGAGAAGGCGGAGGCTGCACAGGCACGGCAGGCGACCGCAGCTCTCCCGCTGCAGATCCGCGCCATGCTCGCCGGGGTCGACCGCTCCACCCTCGCCAGGAAGCGGAACGCCGCCCTGGTTCTGCTCGGCTTCGCCACGGCGGCCCGCGTCTCCGAGCTGGTCGCCCTGGACGTCGCCACCGTCACCGAGGCGGAACACGGACACGACGTGACGCTGTACCGGAAGAAGGTCCGCAAGCACACCCCGAACCCGATCCTCTACGGCACCGACCCGGCCACCTGCCCCGTGCGGGCGCTGCGCGCCTACCTCGCCGCCCTTGCTGCCGCCGGGCGCACCGAAGGCCCGCTGTTCCTCCGCGTCGACCGGTGGGACCGCATCGCCCCGCCGATGACCCGGGGCGGCCGCACCATCGGGGACCCGGCCGGGCGGATGACGGCGGAGGCCGCCGCCGAGGTGATCGAGCGCCTGGCCGTCGTCGCCGGCCTTTCCGGCGACGGGTCCGGGCACTCCCTGCGCCGTGGCTTCGCCACCGCCGCCCGCGCCGCCGGACATGACCCGCTGGAGATCGCCCGCGCGGGCGGATGGGTCGACGGCTCCCGCGTTCTCGCCCGGTACATGGACGACGTCGACCGCGTGAGGAACAGCCCGCTTGTCGGCATCGGCCTTTGA
- a CDS encoding ABC transporter substrate-binding protein → MRPVLRAPRSPRRAASAAIAALLAAMAVGCAPQPEEGTSGSASASASGASCAKGELSTQTSGKLTIATDEPAYEPWFRGDDPKTGEGFESAVAYAVAKELGYAEADVVWQSVPFNKAFAPGAKTFDFDINQVSISDERKKAVDFSSGYYDVRQAVVALKGSAAAKATNIADLRKLHLGAQVGTTSLDYIDDVVKPTQDAAAYAKNDQAKSALKNGQIDAIVVDLPTAFYITSAEVTDAKIVGQFENQGGTPEQFGLVLDKGSALTSCVTTAVDALREDGTLAKIEQEWLSDAVDAPVLK, encoded by the coding sequence ATGCGTCCTGTCCTGCGAGCCCCGCGCTCCCCGCGCCGTGCCGCCTCCGCCGCCATAGCCGCCCTGCTCGCCGCCATGGCGGTGGGCTGCGCCCCGCAGCCGGAGGAGGGCACCTCCGGCTCGGCCTCCGCCTCGGCGTCCGGGGCGTCCTGCGCCAAGGGCGAGTTGAGCACGCAGACCTCCGGCAAGCTGACGATCGCCACCGACGAACCGGCGTACGAGCCCTGGTTCAGGGGCGACGACCCGAAGACCGGCGAGGGCTTCGAGTCGGCGGTCGCGTACGCCGTCGCGAAGGAGCTCGGCTACGCCGAGGCGGACGTCGTCTGGCAGAGCGTGCCCTTCAACAAGGCGTTCGCTCCGGGGGCGAAGACCTTCGACTTCGACATCAACCAGGTGTCGATCAGCGACGAGCGCAAGAAGGCCGTGGACTTCTCGTCGGGCTACTACGACGTGCGCCAGGCCGTCGTCGCGCTGAAGGGCTCCGCGGCCGCGAAGGCCACGAACATCGCCGACCTCCGGAAGCTCCACCTGGGCGCCCAGGTCGGCACCACCAGCCTGGACTACATCGACGACGTGGTGAAGCCGACCCAGGACGCCGCCGCGTACGCCAAGAACGACCAGGCCAAGTCCGCACTGAAGAACGGCCAGATCGACGCGATCGTGGTCGACCTGCCGACCGCGTTCTACATCACCTCGGCCGAGGTGACGGACGCGAAGATCGTCGGCCAGTTCGAGAACCAGGGCGGCACGCCCGAGCAGTTCGGGCTCGTCCTCGACAAGGGCAGCGCCCTCACGTCCTGCGTGACGACCGCTGTGGACGCCCTGCGCGAGGACGGCACGCTGGCGAAGATCGAGCAGGAGTGGCTCTCCGACGCCGTCGACGCCCCGGTCCTCAAGTGA